A window of the candidate division KSB1 bacterium genome harbors these coding sequences:
- a CDS encoding DUF2191 domain-containing protein translates to MKVTALIPDDLIADVKQLTQGKNITDSLIKALSEWVSIQKIKSLNIQVARTPFVFKEGFSSSFVRKINRQ, encoded by the coding sequence ATGAAAGTAACCGCACTTATACCCGATGACCTGATTGCTGATGTTAAGCAATTGACCCAGGGGAAAAATATCACCGACTCCTTGATAAAAGCATTATCCGAATGGGTCTCTATTCAAAAAATAAAATCTTTAAATATCCAGGTCGCCCGGACTCCTTTTGTTTTCAAAGAAGGATTTAGTAGCTCCTTTGTAAGAAAGATTAACAGGCAGTGA